In the genome of Streptomyces fagopyri, the window CCAGAACGCCGGGATCGACAGGTGCGGCCAGCGGTCCGCCTGGGTGCTGACCATGTTGTGGGCCGCGATCTCGGCCTGTTCCACGGCGTTGGCCCAGTGCTCCAGGGAGATGAAGCGGTACTCGTAGATCGGGTTGGGGCTTCGTGCCACGTCTCCGGCGACGAAGATGTCGTCGGTGACCAGGCCGTTGAGGTCGAAGGCGCGGCAGCCCGCGTCGCAGGCGACGCCCCATACGCCCACCGCCAGTCCCGAGTCCCGCAGCCACTCGGTGTTGCGGATGCCTCCGAGCGCCACCACCGCCACTTCCGCGTCGACCGTGCCGCCGTCGGAGAAGTGGGCGCGGCGCAACCGCCCCTGCGCGTCGCCCTCCAGGCGGGTGACCTTGACCCCGCAGCGCAGGTCGACGCCGTGGGCGCGCTGCATGTCGGCGGCGACCTCGCCGATCATCGCGCCGAGTCCACCGACCAGCGGGGCCGGTCCGAGTTCGGCGACGGTCACCGGCAGGCCGCGTTCGCGGCAGACGGAGGCGATCTCGGAGCCGGTGAAGCCCGCGCCGATGATCAGGACACGGGAGGGTCCGGCGGCGATCGCCCGCTGCAGCCCGGCCGCGTCCTCACGTGTGCGGACGACGAACACGCCGTCCAGGGCGGCCTCGGCCTCGACGGGCCAGGGCCGGGCCCGTACCCCGGTGGCGATCAGCATGCGGTCGAAGGGGATCCTGCGGCCGTCGGCGAGCCGCACCTGGTCGGCCGCCAGGTCCAGGCCGTCGGCGGGAACGCCCAGGAGCCACTCCGCGTCGATGCCGCGCCGCCGCGGCAGTGTGGTGCCGTCGGCGGGCACCCATCCGGTCAGTACCTGCTTGGACAGCGGAGGGCGGTCGTAGGGCTCTCCCAGTTCGTCACCGATCATGGTCAAGGACCCCGTGAAGCCCTCGCCGCGCAGGGCCTCCGCGGCGCGCAGGCCCGCCAGTGACGCCCCGACGATCACGACGCGGCCGTCCCGCCTGAACCTCCGCAGGGTGTGCGCGCTGCTCATGACGGGGACGTCCCCACCGGCGCGTCCCGCCCTTCCGGCCGGTCGACCAGGATGGCCTGGAGCGGGCAGGCCGCCGCGGCGCGCAGGACCTGCTCGCGCTGGGCGTCGTCGGGGTTCGGGGCGTACATCAGCGCTTCCTCGCCGTGCATCCGGAACGCGTCCGGGGCCAGGAACGCGCACTG includes:
- a CDS encoding NAD(P)/FAD-dependent oxidoreductase, whose product is MSSAHTLRRFRRDGRVVIVGASLAGLRAAEALRGEGFTGSLTMIGDELGEPYDRPPLSKQVLTGWVPADGTTLPRRRGIDAEWLLGVPADGLDLAADQVRLADGRRIPFDRMLIATGVRARPWPVEAEAALDGVFVVRTREDAAGLQRAIAAGPSRVLIIGAGFTGSEIASVCRERGLPVTVAELGPAPLVGGLGAMIGEVAADMQRAHGVDLRCGVKVTRLEGDAQGRLRRAHFSDGGTVDAEVAVVALGGIRNTEWLRDSGLAVGVWGVACDAGCRAFDLNGLVTDDIFVAGDVARSPNPIYEYRFISLEHWANAVEQAEIAAHNMVSTQADRWPHLSIPAFWSIQFGVNIKSVGVPTYADEVVVAQGSVSDRRFVAAYGYQGRVTAAVSFNNAKWLDHYRRLIETAAPFPPPCPTPDQPADAKPVPVDFPGPTLLAQGATVVVTGHDPGERRVTVMRQHR
- a CDS encoding ferredoxin, which produces MRVVVDLSRCQGYAQCAFLAPDAFRMHGEEALMYAPNPDDAQREQVLRAAAACPLQAILVDRPEGRDAPVGTSPS